The following are encoded in a window of Ictalurus punctatus breed USDA103 chromosome 13, Coco_2.0, whole genome shotgun sequence genomic DNA:
- the cpn1 gene encoding carboxypeptidase N catalytic chain, whose amino-acid sequence MLSGGCVVWIGVLLLVLGAPMTRAVEFQHHGYEEMVRTLFSIHSQCPYITRIYSIGRSVEGRHLYVLEFSDNPGIHEALEPEFKYVGNMHGNEVLGRELLIYLSQFFCDEYQAGNQRITELIHNTRIHILPSMNPDGYEVAARQGPEFNGYLVGRGNSRDVDLNRNFPDLNALMYYNEKNNGLNHHLPLPDNWEHQVEPETLAVIRWMQSYNFVLSANLHGGAVVANYPFDKSREARIRGRSTYSATADDKLFKHLAKTYSYAHSWMHKGYNCGDYFEDGVTNGASWYTLSKGMQDFNYLYTNCFEITLELSCDKFPPASTLAREWLANREALVSYLEEVNHGIKGMVYDENNNPISNAVISVAGINHDITSGADGDYFRLLLPGTYIVTAFAPGYRPSTSTVTVGPAEAIQLHFYLKPAPKETNLNARDHQDKKSFSAAKVPAANLGPR is encoded by the exons ATGCTGTCAGGCGGTTGTGTAGTTTGGATTGGAGTACTACTCCTGGTTCTTGGGGCTCCGATGACTAGGGCTGTTGAATTTCAACACCATGGATATGAGGAGATGGTGCGCACTCTGTTCTCCATCCATAGCCAGTGCCCATACATAACCCGCATCTACAGCATTGGTCGCAGTGTGGAGGGGCGCCACCTTTATGTCCTGGAGTTCAGCGATAATCCAGGCATCCATGAAGCAT TGGAGCCGGAGTTCAAGTACGTGGGGAATATGCATGGGAACGAGGTGCTGGGCCGCGAGTTACTCATCTACCTCTCTCAGTTCTTCTGTGATGAGTATCAAGCAGGGAACCAACGGATTACAGAGCTTATCCACAACACACGCATTCACATTCTGCCCTCCATGAATCCAGATGGCTATGAAGTGGCAGCTAGGCAG GGTCCAGAGTTCAATGGATACCTGGTGGGCCGTGGGAATTCCAGAGATGTGGATCTAAATCGCAATTTCCCTGACCTGAATGCCCTCATGTATTACAATGAGAAGAACAATGGACTTAATCACCATTTGCCCCTTCCAGACAACTGGGAGCACCAG GTTGAACCAGAGACTCTTGCAGTCATTAGATGGATGCAAAGTTATAACTTTGTTCTGTCAGCAAATCTGCATGGAGGAGCAGTGGTGGCAAACTACCCTTTCGACAAATCCAGAGAAGCCCGTATAAGAGGCAGGTCTACATATTCTGCCACTGCAGATGACAAGCTCTTCAAACAT ttggcaaagacttactcctatgctcaCAGCTGGATGCATAAAGGCTATAACTGTGGAGATTACTTTGAGGATGGGGTTACCAATGGAGCCAGCTGGTACACTCTGTCCAAGG GCATGCAGGACTTTAACTACCTATACACTAACTGCTTTGAGATCACTCTGGAGTTGAGCTGTGATAAATTCCCCCCAGCAAGCACTCTGGCCAGAGAATGGCTGGCCAACAGGGAGGCTCTGGTGTCCTACCTGGAAGAG GTTAACCATGGCATTAAAGGAATGGTTTATGATGAGAATAACAACCCTATCAGCAATGCAGTGATCTCAGTGGCAGGCATAAACCATGACATAACCAGTG GGGCAGACGGAGATTACTTCCGTCTGCTTTTGCCAGGAACCTACATTGTAACTGCCTTTGCACCAGGCTACCGGCCTTCAACCAGTACAGTGACAGTCGGACCTGCCGAGGCCATACAG TTACACTTCTATTTGAAACCAGCACCAAAAGAGACAAACTTGAATGCAAGGGACCATCAAGATAAGAAAAGCTTCTCAGCAGCCAAAGTTCCTGCAGCCAACCTCGGTccaagataa